In one Thermanaerovibrio velox DSM 12556 genomic region, the following are encoded:
- a CDS encoding tRNA (adenine-N1)-methyltransferase produces MLNYGDLVFLWSPRKGDCFLLRLSKGAVQGSRLGQLRHDDFVGRTYGEVVQSHNGEVFALLRPTLGEYLRRVKRNTQIVFPKEAGFILMHLNVGPGSKIVECGTGSGSLTCAFAHFVGDHGHVYTYDRREEFSQLARRNAERWGVADRITFKVRSLDEGFDERDADAVFLDLPTPWDYIDKAREALAPGNRIGILVPTFNQIERTLDELRSQGFADPQVVEILLRYLKTDPRRLRPEDVMVGHTGYLIFASKCEPGLYDGLTSRSKGSEPEQPLEDIQEDCVD; encoded by the coding sequence ATGCTTAACTACGGGGATCTGGTCTTTCTTTGGTCTCCCAGGAAGGGGGACTGCTTCCTCTTGAGGCTCTCAAAGGGGGCGGTTCAAGGTTCCCGGCTTGGCCAGCTTCGGCACGATGACTTCGTAGGCAGGACCTACGGGGAAGTGGTGCAAAGCCACAACGGGGAGGTTTTCGCCCTTCTTAGGCCCACCCTGGGAGAGTATTTAAGACGTGTTAAGAGGAACACCCAGATAGTCTTCCCCAAGGAGGCGGGGTTTATCCTCATGCACCTTAACGTGGGTCCCGGCTCCAAGATAGTGGAGTGCGGGACCGGTTCCGGCAGCCTCACCTGCGCCTTTGCCCACTTCGTCGGGGATCATGGCCATGTTTACACCTACGACCGCCGGGAGGAGTTCTCCCAGTTGGCCCGGCGAAACGCGGAGCGTTGGGGAGTGGCGGACCGGATAACCTTTAAGGTTAGGTCCCTGGATGAGGGGTTTGACGAGAGGGATGCGGACGCGGTCTTCCTAGACCTACCAACCCCGTGGGACTACATAGACAAGGCCAGGGAGGCACTGGCGCCGGGCAACCGGATAGGCATCTTGGTCCCCACCTTCAACCAGATAGAGAGGACCCTTGATGAGCTCAGATCCCAGGGGTTTGCGGACCCTCAGGTGGTGGAGATACTGCTCAGGTATCTCAAGACCGATCCAAGGCGTCTTCGCCCCGAGGATGTGATGGTGGGGCACACTGGATACCTTATCTTCGCCAGCAAGTGCGAGCCGGGGCTGTACGATGGGCTCACGAGCAGATCCAAGGGTTCAGAGCCGGAACAGCCGTTGGAGGATATCCAGGAGGACTGTGTTGACTGA
- the rd gene encoding rubredoxin — protein MKKYVCTVCGYVYDPANGDPDSGIAPGTPFEEIPDDWVCPVCGVGKDMFEVSE, from the coding sequence ATGAAGAAGTACGTATGCACCGTGTGCGGTTACGTTTACGATCCCGCCAACGGGGATCCCGACTCCGGAATCGCCCCTGGAACCCCCTTTGAGGAGATCCCCGACGATTGGGTCTGCCCGGTGTGTGGGGTTGGGAAGGACATGTTTGAGGTATCTGAGTAA
- a CDS encoding epoxyqueuosine reductase QueH codes for MSDWSSKPKLLLHICCAPDGTVPWEELRGRFHVTGYFYGSNVHPEEEYLKRLQAVMTLKEHMAGDLITEPYDPEGWMRRTWALREEAEGGGRCGLCFAVQLMECARRAVEGGFEWICTTLTISPHKDPVRINAIGRSLAKMNGLMWEERVWRKGGGFVRSVEMSRRMGLYRQTWCGCLWAR; via the coding sequence ATGTCTGACTGGTCGTCCAAACCCAAGCTTCTTTTGCACATATGCTGCGCTCCCGATGGGACGGTCCCTTGGGAGGAGCTGAGAGGGCGGTTCCACGTGACCGGGTACTTCTACGGTTCCAACGTACACCCCGAGGAGGAGTATTTAAAAAGACTCCAAGCGGTGATGACCCTTAAGGAACATATGGCGGGGGATCTAATTACGGAGCCTTACGACCCGGAAGGTTGGATGAGGCGCACCTGGGCACTCCGGGAAGAGGCGGAGGGAGGGGGCCGTTGCGGGTTGTGCTTCGCCGTTCAACTTATGGAGTGTGCCAGGAGGGCCGTTGAAGGGGGCTTTGAATGGATATGTACCACCCTTACCATAAGCCCTCACAAGGATCCTGTTAGGATAAACGCCATAGGCAGGTCCTTGGCGAAGATGAACGGCCTTATGTGGGAGGAACGGGTTTGGAGGAAGGGCGGAGGCTTTGTGAGGTCCGTTGAGATGAGCCGCAGGATGGGGCTTTACAGACAGACCTGGTGCGGGTGTCTATGGGCCCGTTAA
- a CDS encoding M24 family metallopeptidase yields MRLVFDAYAARVERLRGILEDRGLDGFFVMVNEGLNWESAYYLSGYRGSSAAFLITKDEGILITDGRYMTQARSQCPFHVEDQGSRSLVEALADFVHATGMKRVGFEASRVFHATYLELSQRFRASLVDASDVMPTMRRFKDRAEANLIAEASRIAASAFLETLSLAGPGMTEKEFAAILEHKLILGGAEGGWGSHSFIVASGPRSAMPHGVATERAFGVGEWFTVDFGARYGGYVCDVTRNVAVGSIDPWAMDVYEVLIAAQDEAVKALASGERRAFEVDRRARSVVEEAGFGSLFTHGLGHGLGLEVHEAPRVSKTSPDELKDGDVITVEPGIYLEGRGGLRVEDDYLIGPEGPECLSAPLPKEFFVIR; encoded by the coding sequence ATGCGTTTGGTTTTCGATGCTTACGCTGCAAGGGTAGAGAGGCTTAGGGGGATTCTCGAGGACCGGGGGCTGGATGGGTTTTTCGTGATGGTTAATGAGGGGCTGAACTGGGAGAGTGCCTATTACCTAAGCGGTTACAGGGGAAGCAGTGCCGCCTTTTTGATAACCAAGGATGAGGGGATTCTCATAACCGACGGCAGGTACATGACCCAGGCTAGGTCCCAGTGCCCATTCCACGTGGAGGATCAGGGCAGCAGGTCGTTGGTGGAGGCCTTGGCGGACTTTGTACACGCCACGGGGATGAAGAGGGTTGGATTTGAGGCCTCCAGGGTTTTCCACGCCACTTACCTGGAGCTGTCTCAACGTTTCAGGGCGTCCCTAGTGGATGCCTCTGACGTAATGCCCACGATGAGGAGGTTTAAGGACAGGGCGGAGGCCAATCTGATAGCCGAGGCGTCCAGGATAGCTGCGTCGGCGTTCCTTGAGACCTTGAGCTTGGCAGGTCCTGGGATGACCGAAAAGGAGTTCGCCGCGATACTTGAGCACAAGCTTATACTGGGTGGTGCCGAGGGAGGCTGGGGCAGCCACTCGTTCATCGTGGCTTCCGGTCCCAGGAGTGCCATGCCTCATGGGGTGGCCACCGAAAGGGCTTTTGGGGTGGGTGAATGGTTCACCGTGGACTTTGGGGCCCGATACGGCGGATACGTTTGCGACGTTACCAGGAACGTGGCGGTAGGTTCCATAGATCCGTGGGCCATGGACGTTTATGAGGTCCTTATCGCTGCTCAGGATGAGGCGGTTAAGGCCTTGGCATCCGGCGAGAGACGGGCCTTTGAGGTGGACAGGAGGGCTAGATCGGTGGTGGAGGAAGCGGGTTTTGGCAGCCTCTTTACCCATGGATTGGGTCATGGTCTAGGGTTGGAGGTGCACGAAGCTCCAAGGGTATCGAAGACCAGCCCCGACGAGCTTAAGGATGGGGATGTCATAACCGTGGAGCCCGGGATTTACCTGGAGGGTCGTGGGGGACTAAGGGTTGAGGATGATTACCTCATAGGGCCCGAGGGTCCCGAATGCCTGTCCGCTCCACTACCGAAGGAGTTTTTCGTGATCCGGTAG
- a CDS encoding thiamine pyrophosphate-dependent enzyme gives MESLKRYLEEMRDAELRGDYAELLREGARRGRIDSIMMTSCASSGHPGGSMSSMEIYMTAYGCARINRENLHDPDRDRVVISHGHTSPGAYSALIFWGLLDRQQVVPNFRRAGSPYQGHVEREVPGIDWGTGNLGQGLSAGVGFALAARARGSSAHVYVLMGDGEQVKGQVAEARRLASKEKLSNITVLVDYNRIQICGRIDEIMPADIEALWRADGWRVLRADGHDFQSLYSAVRDAKACDVPTVILCDTVMGKGVSFMEGIPDYHGKALSGDKLEKALEELGGVHGGV, from the coding sequence ATGGAATCGCTTAAGAGGTATCTTGAGGAGATGAGGGATGCAGAGCTCCGCGGGGATTACGCGGAGCTCCTTCGTGAGGGAGCCCGCAGGGGCAGGATAGACTCGATTATGATGACTTCCTGTGCTTCCAGCGGCCATCCCGGAGGTTCCATGTCCAGCATGGAGATCTACATGACCGCCTATGGGTGCGCAAGGATCAACCGGGAAAACCTTCATGATCCCGACAGGGACCGAGTGGTCATAAGCCATGGGCACACGTCCCCTGGGGCGTACAGCGCCCTGATCTTCTGGGGGCTTTTGGATCGCCAGCAGGTGGTGCCTAACTTCAGGCGGGCGGGGAGCCCTTACCAGGGGCACGTGGAGCGGGAGGTCCCCGGAATAGATTGGGGTACTGGGAACCTGGGACAGGGGTTGTCCGCTGGGGTGGGGTTTGCGTTGGCCGCCCGGGCCAGGGGTTCCTCTGCCCACGTGTACGTCCTAATGGGGGACGGTGAGCAGGTAAAAGGGCAGGTTGCGGAGGCCAGGCGTCTAGCCTCTAAAGAGAAACTGTCCAACATAACCGTCCTGGTGGACTACAACCGGATTCAGATATGCGGCCGTATAGACGAGATAATGCCCGCGGACATAGAGGCCCTCTGGCGGGCCGATGGTTGGCGGGTCTTGAGGGCGGATGGGCACGACTTCCAGTCCCTCTACAGTGCCGTCAGGGACGCCAAGGCCTGTGATGTCCCCACGGTGATATTGTGCGACACCGTTATGGGCAAGGGCGTGTCCTTCATGGAGGGCATCCCCGATTATCATGGCAAGGCCCTTTCTGGGGATAAGCTGGAGAAGGCCCTTGAGGAGCTGGGGGGCGTCCATGGAGGAGTATGA
- a CDS encoding helix-hairpin-helix domain-containing protein: MLDARRKAVFAVAGALGCFLVAFLAVMAFSGRFDKREGQNVAGDITRLNGSVKPFEPKGAEESVVPREGEVPSRPQGSSEWVVYVTGAVMRPGVVRVPVGSRVYQAVDAAGGPASRADLESINLASPLQDGQHVRVPFKGEPLKVRASGGGALTAVQGVQGAEVASPSVAQAVPTRTEMAASNRVNVNRAGLEELKSLPGVGDKTAQAILDYRAANGPFRDVKDLLKVKGIGPKKLEKMAPMVEVSP; encoded by the coding sequence TTGTTAGATGCGAGGAGGAAGGCGGTTTTTGCCGTTGCGGGGGCTTTGGGGTGTTTCCTCGTGGCGTTCCTTGCGGTGATGGCCTTTTCCGGGCGTTTTGACAAGAGGGAGGGGCAAAACGTTGCGGGGGACATTACAAGGCTTAACGGTTCGGTGAAGCCCTTTGAACCCAAAGGGGCGGAGGAGTCGGTTGTGCCTAGAGAGGGGGAGGTTCCGTCTCGGCCTCAAGGGTCCTCGGAGTGGGTGGTTTACGTGACCGGGGCGGTGATGAGGCCCGGGGTGGTGCGAGTCCCGGTTGGCAGCCGGGTCTATCAGGCGGTGGATGCCGCGGGGGGACCCGCATCCAGGGCGGATCTTGAGTCCATAAACCTGGCGAGCCCCTTGCAGGATGGGCAGCACGTGAGGGTGCCCTTTAAGGGGGAGCCCCTTAAGGTTAGAGCCTCTGGCGGTGGAGCTTTGACGGCGGTTCAAGGGGTTCAAGGGGCGGAAGTGGCAAGCCCCAGTGTGGCTCAGGCCGTTCCAACCCGCACGGAGATGGCTGCAAGCAACAGGGTCAACGTTAACCGTGCGGGGTTGGAGGAGCTTAAGTCCTTGCCCGGGGTGGGGGATAAGACCGCCCAGGCCATCCTGGATTACCGGGCTGCCAACGGCCCATTCAGGGATGTTAAAGACCTGCTCAAGGTCAAGGGCATAGGGCCAAAGAAGCTGGAGAAGATGGCTCCCATGGTGGAGGTTTCTCCTTAA
- the miaB gene encoding tRNA (N6-isopentenyl adenosine(37)-C2)-methylthiotransferase MiaB, producing the protein MRTFSVNVFGCQMNVYDGDKLKSAFLERGWVQGEPGSSDVEVYVTCSIRDKAEQKVMSEIGRFGKFKTPPLVVLVGCMAQRVGSAVAARFPWVKVVAGPRHLGMVPEAVEESLTDNRVRMLLDEDPMEADDLCCTPHVEEGTVRGYVTIAHGCDHFCAYCIVPYVRGRFRSREGDEILREVAELARKGVKELTLLGQNVNRYGKDLPNGPSFPELLRMVARVDGLVRVRFATNHPVDFSRELVEVMATEDKVCPSINLPVQSGSDRVLRLMGRGYTRDQYLSMVEMLRDAVPDVGITSDLIVGFPGETEEDFLASLDLLERVRFDLVHTAAYSVRPGTRAERMEGHLDVAEKARRLNRVNQLQAEISLDINRSWVGKTCPVLVEGPAPKGQGLWHGRTPQDKVVLFQGPSKAGEVVSVKITSALAWYLQGELV; encoded by the coding sequence ATGAGGACATTTAGCGTTAACGTGTTTGGATGTCAGATGAACGTTTACGACGGGGACAAGCTTAAGTCCGCGTTCCTGGAAAGGGGTTGGGTCCAGGGGGAGCCTGGGTCTTCCGATGTGGAGGTGTACGTTACCTGCAGCATAAGGGATAAGGCGGAGCAGAAGGTGATGAGTGAGATAGGCCGTTTTGGCAAGTTTAAGACTCCGCCCCTTGTGGTGTTGGTGGGGTGCATGGCCCAGCGCGTTGGTTCCGCCGTGGCGGCCCGTTTCCCCTGGGTGAAGGTGGTTGCAGGGCCAAGACATCTTGGCATGGTGCCCGAGGCGGTGGAGGAGAGCCTTACGGACAATAGGGTTCGCATGCTTCTCGACGAGGATCCCATGGAGGCGGACGATCTTTGCTGTACCCCCCACGTGGAGGAGGGGACTGTGAGGGGGTACGTCACCATAGCTCACGGGTGCGATCACTTCTGTGCCTACTGCATAGTCCCCTATGTGAGAGGTCGTTTCCGCTCCAGGGAAGGGGATGAGATCCTTCGGGAGGTGGCTGAGTTGGCCCGGAAGGGAGTAAAGGAGCTCACCCTTCTTGGGCAGAACGTCAACCGCTATGGCAAGGACCTCCCCAACGGGCCGTCTTTCCCGGAGCTCCTTAGGATGGTTGCTCGCGTGGATGGGCTTGTTCGGGTGCGTTTTGCCACTAACCACCCGGTGGACTTCTCCAGGGAGCTGGTGGAGGTAATGGCCACGGAGGATAAGGTTTGTCCCTCCATAAACCTGCCGGTCCAGTCCGGCAGCGACCGGGTGCTTCGGCTCATGGGGAGGGGGTATACCAGGGATCAATACCTCAGCATGGTGGAGATGCTGAGGGATGCGGTCCCCGATGTCGGCATAACGTCGGACCTCATCGTTGGTTTCCCAGGGGAGACCGAGGAGGACTTCCTTGCGTCTTTGGATCTGTTGGAGCGGGTTAGGTTTGATCTGGTGCATACCGCCGCGTACTCCGTGAGACCTGGTACCAGGGCGGAGAGGATGGAGGGGCACTTGGACGTGGCGGAGAAGGCCAGGAGGCTAAACAGGGTGAATCAGCTTCAGGCGGAGATATCCTTGGATATAAACCGTTCTTGGGTTGGTAAGACCTGTCCGGTTTTAGTAGAGGGGCCTGCTCCGAAGGGACAGGGGCTGTGGCACGGCAGGACCCCCCAGGATAAGGTGGTGTTGTTCCAGGGGCCATCGAAGGCGGGGGAGGTGGTGTCGGTTAAGATAACGTCTGCCTTGGCATGGTATCTGCAAGGGGAGTTGGTATAG
- a CDS encoding AIR synthase-related protein yields the protein MGIAVAGGHTEINDRYDSPVLMGAMIGSADRVLRASDVRPGHRLIVTKHLGIEGMSILAQDRRDLLLSCLSEEEVRRAASWGDLTSVLPEAMALRDLADFMHDPTEGGFLGGLSEVESLVGLKVQLDRSKLPVDSITVKASSALGFDPLCLISSGSLMAFVSDERIEEAQERLSRTGCPFAVVGTVSDEPFDGVVSVKEELWGLLKR from the coding sequence ATGGGCATAGCGGTGGCTGGGGGTCACACGGAGATAAACGATCGGTACGATAGCCCAGTGTTGATGGGGGCCATGATAGGCTCCGCTGACAGGGTGTTAAGGGCCTCAGACGTTCGGCCTGGGCATCGGCTGATAGTTACCAAGCACCTTGGGATAGAGGGCATGAGCATCCTTGCCCAGGACCGGCGGGACCTGCTCTTGTCATGTCTGTCTGAAGAGGAGGTCCGTAGGGCCGCATCCTGGGGGGACCTCACCTCCGTCCTCCCCGAGGCCATGGCGTTGAGGGATCTGGCGGACTTCATGCACGATCCCACCGAGGGAGGCTTTTTGGGCGGTCTAAGCGAGGTGGAGAGCTTGGTGGGGCTCAAGGTGCAGTTGGACCGTTCAAAGCTCCCGGTGGATTCCATAACGGTTAAGGCCTCCTCTGCCCTGGGCTTTGATCCCCTGTGCCTCATATCCTCCGGCAGCCTAATGGCGTTCGTCAGCGATGAGAGGATCGAGGAGGCCCAGGAGAGGCTCAGCCGTACGGGTTGTCCTTTTGCGGTGGTTGGCACCGTATCGGACGAGCCTTTCGATGGGGTTGTGAGCGTTAAGGAGGAGCTTTGGGGCCTTCTTAAGAGGTGA
- a CDS encoding AIR synthase related protein: MTLSCELSGKLPPEMLKKCVFPFTGCPREDLVVGPSVGEDAAVIRWPQGKYLVFTSDPIVGASKGAGKLLVRVNANDVASKGGEPMFLGVTMIVPPPTGAFIGVGADGGDPQGVLCHGHSGGWGSHGDKRSVR, encoded by the coding sequence TTGACGTTGTCTTGTGAGCTCTCCGGCAAGCTTCCGCCGGAGATGCTGAAGAAGTGCGTCTTCCCTTTCACAGGCTGTCCCAGGGAGGATTTGGTGGTGGGCCCCTCGGTGGGAGAGGATGCGGCGGTGATAAGGTGGCCCCAGGGGAAATATCTGGTGTTCACCTCCGATCCCATAGTGGGTGCGAGCAAGGGGGCCGGCAAGCTTCTGGTGCGGGTGAACGCCAACGACGTGGCCTCGAAGGGCGGTGAGCCCATGTTCCTAGGGGTGACCATGATAGTTCCCCCCCCCACTGGGGCTTTCATTGGCGTCGGAGCTGATGGAGGAGATCCACAGGGAGTGTTGTGCCATGGGCATAGCGGTGGCTGGGGGTCACACGGAGATAAACGATCGGTACGATAG
- a CDS encoding transketolase C-terminal domain-containing protein has product MRSWGASMEEYERMLSLRSGPLPEVLHVCPLKPSLDIGEPFTYDSSSKMDNRSSFGKALADVGVRNKGVCGRTPILAFDCDLMGSVKLDGFAKACPEGFIQAGIQEHNTATVAGAASVAGVVSVWADFGVFGLDEVYNQQRLNDINGSSLKLFLTHVGLDVGEDGKTHQCVDYVGLFANTFGWKVVVPADPNQTDRAVRWALSQEGNVCVAMGRSVLPVLTYPDGNPIFAGDYSFRYGAVDVVRDGVHGTILALGPMVGRALKGAEILADRGIQVRVLCTASPLGMSADELFDLVGKGPLLTVEDHNVNTGLGAVVANLMARSGVSIPFMPIGVSRYGDSGASDDVYRRMGLDPEGIAKSFLRLKERNDA; this is encoded by the coding sequence TTGAGGAGCTGGGGGGCGTCCATGGAGGAGTATGAACGGATGTTGTCCCTGCGCAGCGGACCTCTGCCGGAGGTATTGCACGTGTGTCCCCTGAAGCCCTCTCTAGACATTGGGGAGCCCTTTACCTATGACTCCTCCTCCAAGATGGATAACCGGTCCTCGTTCGGCAAGGCCTTGGCGGATGTGGGGGTAAGAAACAAAGGGGTGTGTGGCCGCACCCCGATACTTGCGTTCGACTGTGATCTCATGGGATCCGTAAAGCTGGATGGTTTTGCCAAGGCATGTCCGGAGGGATTCATCCAGGCGGGTATACAGGAGCACAACACCGCCACCGTGGCAGGGGCGGCTTCGGTGGCCGGGGTGGTCTCCGTGTGGGCGGACTTCGGCGTATTCGGCCTCGATGAGGTGTACAACCAGCAGAGGCTTAACGACATAAACGGTTCCTCTCTAAAGCTTTTCCTGACCCACGTGGGCCTCGACGTGGGGGAGGATGGCAAGACCCACCAGTGCGTGGACTACGTGGGGCTTTTCGCCAACACCTTTGGGTGGAAGGTCGTGGTCCCCGCGGATCCCAACCAGACCGATAGGGCGGTCCGCTGGGCCCTTTCCCAAGAGGGCAACGTGTGTGTGGCCATGGGGCGGAGCGTCCTTCCGGTGCTGACCTACCCTGATGGCAACCCCATATTCGCCGGTGACTACTCGTTCCGTTACGGTGCCGTAGACGTGGTAAGGGATGGGGTCCATGGAACGATCCTGGCGTTGGGACCCATGGTGGGAAGGGCTCTCAAGGGGGCGGAGATCCTGGCGGATCGGGGTATCCAAGTAAGGGTACTTTGTACCGCCTCCCCCCTTGGCATGTCCGCCGATGAGCTCTTTGACCTGGTTGGTAAGGGGCCCCTGCTTACCGTGGAGGATCACAACGTAAACACCGGTCTTGGGGCTGTGGTGGCTAACCTTATGGCCAGGAGCGGGGTCTCGATCCCCTTCATGCCCATCGGGGTATCCCGGTATGGCGACTCTGGGGCGTCTGATGATGTATACCGCAGGATGGGTCTTGATCCGGAGGGCATAGCCAAGTCCTTTTTGAGGCTCAAGGAGCGAAACGATGCTTAA